The Streptomyces sp. Mut1 genome window below encodes:
- a CDS encoding class I SAM-dependent methyltransferase, whose protein sequence is MLDYDKEAARYDATRGGLPRAEAAAAAVLGLVPPAAGSLLDVGCGTGLVTGRIADGRPGLRVIGSDAAHGMARVARDRVGAVVLADARRLPLPGAAVDAVTAVWLLHLLREEGMARAVVAEAARVLRPGGVFVTTVDKDASHDVGSDIDEAFAPYLAPSPSDGTDLVVAYAAEAGLDVLGDAFFRGHGQGRSPLGAAGAALRGYYASRLALPGAAAEDLARTLTALPDPERRRADPEYRLLAFRRRPGR, encoded by the coding sequence GTGCTGGACTACGACAAAGAGGCCGCCCGCTACGACGCGACCCGTGGCGGTCTGCCCCGGGCCGAGGCGGCGGCCGCCGCCGTGCTCGGCCTGGTGCCGCCCGCGGCCGGCTCCCTGCTGGACGTCGGCTGCGGCACGGGCCTGGTCACCGGCCGGATCGCGGACGGCCGCCCCGGTCTCCGGGTGATCGGCTCCGACGCCGCGCACGGCATGGCCCGCGTCGCCCGGGACCGCGTCGGAGCCGTCGTGCTCGCCGACGCCCGCCGCCTCCCGCTGCCCGGCGCGGCGGTCGACGCGGTCACCGCCGTCTGGCTGCTGCACCTGCTGCGCGAGGAGGGCATGGCGCGGGCGGTGGTGGCCGAGGCCGCGCGGGTGCTGCGGCCGGGTGGCGTGTTCGTCACCACCGTCGACAAGGACGCCTCGCACGACGTGGGCAGCGACATCGACGAGGCGTTCGCCCCGTACCTGGCACCCAGCCCGTCCGACGGTACGGACCTGGTCGTCGCGTACGCCGCCGAGGCCGGCCTCGATGTGCTGGGGGACGCCTTCTTCCGCGGCCACGGGCAGGGCCGGAGCCCGCTGGGCGCGGCCGGCGCCGCCCTCCGGGGCTACTACGCCTCACGCCTGGCCCTGCCCGGAGCCGCCGCCGAAGACCTCGCTCGCACCCTGACCGCCCTGCCCGACCCGGAGCGGCGGCGAGCCGACCCCGAATACCGGCTGCTGGCCTTCCGCCGCCGGC
- a CDS encoding 4a-hydroxytetrahydrobiopterin dehydratase, whose product MPAAPLPRNEIEDRLRELPGWTLEGDRIARTYRLPSHFAAAAFTVQVAAIQDELNHHSDLTLGYDTVALSVNSHDAGGKVTEKDLGLAARVTAVAPGHGAR is encoded by the coding sequence ATGCCCGCAGCACCGCTGCCGCGGAACGAGATCGAGGACCGGCTGCGCGAGCTGCCCGGCTGGACGCTGGAGGGCGACCGGATCGCCCGCACCTACCGGCTGCCCTCCCACTTCGCAGCCGCCGCGTTCACCGTCCAGGTCGCCGCGATCCAGGACGAGTTGAACCACCACAGCGACCTGACACTCGGCTACGACACGGTCGCCCTCTCCGTGAACTCCCACGACGCGGGCGGCAAGGTCACCGAGAAGGACCTCGGCCTGGCCGCCAGGGTGACGGCCGTGGCCCCCGGGCACGGCGCACGGTAG
- a CDS encoding helix-turn-helix domain-containing protein — protein sequence MTTVAPDTGVGPLLRNWRERRRISQLELALRAGSSARHISFVETGRSRPSEDMVLRLAEHLDVPVRERNALLVVAGYAPRYAETALDDPAMGALRDGLDRLLRGYEPYPAFVVDGMYTVVAANRGMTRLLEGVPEHLLAPPLNAMRLTLHPQGLAPRIRNLREWRADLLAQMERQIALVRSAGLRELYEEVAGYPVAAAPGGEGDWEPPSSSAPFALPLVIEHDGRVLSFVASIATFNTPMDVTVAELAIETLLPADEETAAHLRSLAP from the coding sequence ATGACAACTGTCGCGCCCGACACGGGGGTAGGGCCGCTGCTGCGCAACTGGCGGGAGCGGCGACGGATCAGCCAGCTGGAGCTGGCGCTGCGGGCCGGCTCCTCGGCCCGGCACATCTCGTTCGTCGAAACCGGCCGTTCGCGCCCCAGCGAGGACATGGTCCTGCGGCTGGCCGAACACCTGGACGTGCCGGTCCGGGAGCGCAACGCCCTGCTGGTGGTGGCCGGTTACGCCCCGCGCTACGCGGAGACCGCGCTCGACGACCCGGCGATGGGGGCGCTGCGCGACGGGCTGGACCGGCTGCTGCGGGGCTATGAGCCGTATCCGGCGTTCGTCGTGGACGGGATGTACACGGTGGTGGCGGCCAATCGGGGGATGACCCGACTGCTGGAGGGGGTGCCGGAGCATCTGCTCGCCCCGCCGCTGAACGCGATGCGCCTGACCCTGCACCCGCAGGGCCTCGCCCCGCGCATCCGCAACCTCCGGGAGTGGCGGGCCGATCTGCTGGCCCAGATGGAGCGGCAGATCGCCCTGGTCCGTTCGGCCGGGCTGCGTGAGCTGTACGAGGAGGTCGCGGGCTACCCGGTGGCGGCGGCCCCGGGCGGGGAGGGGGACTGGGAGCCGCCCTCGTCGTCGGCGCCGTTCGCGCTGCCCCTGGTCATCGAGCACGACGGACGGGTGCTGTCCTTCGTCGCGTCGATCGCCACGTTCAACACGCCGATGGACGTGACGGTGGCGGAGCTGGCCATCGAGACGCTGCTGCCCGCGGACGAGGAGACCGCCGCCCACCTGCGGTCCCTCGCGCCCTGA